The following proteins are co-located in the Syntrophorhabdaceae bacterium genome:
- the cutA gene encoding divalent-cation tolerance protein CutA, with translation MDEYIQIYTTTDMIETAETIAKRLLDERLAACVQIVGPISSTYWWQGKIETSQEWLLIIKTKKGLYKQIEVTIKSLHHYHVPEIIAVPIIEGSHAYLKWLKEEVKG, from the coding sequence ATGGATGAATACATTCAAATATACACAACAACAGATATGATAGAAACAGCAGAAACCATAGCAAAAAGGCTTTTGGATGAAAGGCTCGCAGCATGTGTTCAGATTGTTGGCCCAATATCAAGCACATACTGGTGGCAGGGAAAGATAGAGACCTCTCAGGAATGGCTCTTAATAATCAAAACCAAAAAAGGTCTTTATAAACAAATAGAGGTCACTATAAAGTCCCTTCATCATTACCATGTGCCTGAGATTATCGCAGTCCCTATAATAGAAGGAAGCCATGCCTATCTCAAATGGCTTAAGGAAGAAGTAAAGGGGTAA
- a CDS encoding thioredoxin family protein: protein MKRKTFKRLFFALFLVSLTIFTISMVYAQSDNPLPKLVDFGAKGCLPCKLMKPILKELQIEYAGSLIIEVIDIHENPSLGRQYNVRLIPTQVFYDKSGKELYRHIGFMSKKDILKTFERFGITLKKTQQKR, encoded by the coding sequence ATGAAACGTAAAACCTTTAAAAGACTTTTTTTTGCATTATTTTTGGTGAGTCTTACTATATTTACTATCTCTATGGTCTATGCCCAGTCAGATAATCCACTGCCGAAGCTCGTTGACTTCGGTGCAAAAGGATGCCTGCCATGTAAGCTCATGAAACCTATACTCAAGGAATTACAGATTGAATATGCAGGAAGCCTCATAATAGAGGTTATAGATATCCATGAAAACCCATCTCTTGGGAGACAATACAATGTAAGATTAATCCCTACCCAGGTCTTTTATGATAAATCAGGGAAAGAACTTTATCGTCACATAGGATTCATGTCCAAAAAGGATATCTTAAAGACCTTTGAGAGGTTTGGAATAACCTTAAAAAAGACCCAGCAAAAAAGATAA